AGCTTCCCAGTTGGCGGCTAGGGCATCAACATTGAGAGTGCACGGGCATTCATCAAGCTAAATGCACAAAATTACAACAACCTAAAATTGTAGTAAAACATGATGCATCTTTACATCAAGTTTCACTTCAAGCTACGGttgatttttattattattatacatAAGAACCAGGAATTCGAACTCAAGAACTTCTTAAAATAAATATCTGCTCTCATCTCCATACAAAGATTCAAAATGAAAACGCATCACACAACAGGAGCAGAAAATGCAAGTCATGAATTTTGCAcacaaataaataagtaaataggCACTTTACAATCTCGGTGGCCAAGACGCGTTTTCATGCATTAAAACAGCAAAACGCTAATGAGAACTTGAATCCAAGCACACAAGAGATTGTGCAAATCATACGCCTTTCCGCAAATCTCCGACCAAGTATCATGCATTACACTGGGAGCTAGCACAGGCAGCAGCATTGACTGACGTTCAGCAAAGATTCAGCTTGAATACACTGGGGAGATCATTACGGTCAGGGTTTCTAAAGAATACATCAATGTTCTGCATCTGCAGTTTCAATTAAAGGTATAACATCTATTATGCACGCAAAGAACCATCGATGTGAACACTCCTTTAATAGCTGCGGTTTGCCAGACTGAACAAATAAAGATTATTACAAGAAATTAGAAATTAACTGCATTTTATGACATAAGTAAAGCTCCTAAAGCACCCAAATGCACATGTTAAATTGCATACCTCAATAGCATAGCATATCATGTTTAAAATGATATCATTAATTTCATAGGTGCAAATGTTTCAGTTTCCATGTTATCTAACCCCAAGAACACGATGCTCGAGATAAAGAAGAAACAAGTTTTTTATCAAAGTAAATCTTATTTACAttaacaagaaaagaagaaacaaatttaCAATTTCTCAAGCTAGTCCACAAATAAAGTTCCACGAGTCAAAATATCTGAAACCATAAGCTaattcttgaaaaagaaaatcaaaaaataattgCAGAAAGTAAACGTATATGCCACCAGTGTGATTAGAAGAACTGAATCTCGTAATCACCACTAATACCGCCAATGCCACCGGAAGAAGAACTCGGGGCAGCGGCAGCGGCAGCAGTagctctctttttcctttcttcctcgTACTCTGCATCATCTGTCGACAACTCATACCTACATACAAGGCACGAATTTCTCGACCCCAACCATGGTATGATACAATCCTCATGATATCCATGTCCACAAGGCAATTTCTTTACCATTTCTCCAACACCAACTATATCTTTACATACAGCACAAGCCAATGCCTCCGGTTTTGACTTAATCTCCGTGGTTTCTAATGCTTCTACAGAAGCTTTTGATGCGGGAGATGCTCCTCGCCGCCCATCGCTATCAGTTTCGGCCAGGTTTTGCTGCAAAGCTTCATAACCCGCCGTATCTACGTAATCGTCTGGATTCCCAATATACCCTTCTCTTTCAGGCACGGCCAATCGAAACTCAATTGAGTGGTCCTCAAGTGGTGCAGCGGCGGGCATGCCCGTCGGCAACTGATTGGGAGTAGGAAGAGAAATCCCAGGGAGAGTGCTtggatttttttattctttttagcTGGAGAAATTGATATTTCGTCTTCCTCCTCGTTAACGGCGTCGTTTTCCGCTTCTCCGTCTTCTTCGCCTGAGTCGTCCTTACTGTCGTCGTGCCCGTACTCGATTTCCTCATCGCTCGGAGGTTCAAACAAGAAATCCGAAAGCCATTGAGTGGCGACTAGCGAGATGATGTTGTGTTTGGTGACTTATGGGGATTCTCAATTTCAGCTTTTAGGAGAAGGAGCTGCTGTTTTTTTGGACTTTACACACCAGCAGTTGCCTAGTGACGTTTTGTTGCGCTGCGCGAGACATATTGTGGGTTTTAGCTAAATTAGTAGCTAATTTGCCAACCAAATaatatacttaaaaaaaataaaagattaggATCCTGTGTTCCACCTCCCAATTCTACCTCGGTTTTACCCATCGACATTTAGACACGTattcaatcttttctttttcttttattttttggtttggacaagattttactTGTAGTAGTAGTAATTTAAAAATCAATGTACCGTACAACAACCGTTTACTGAAAAAGCACACAGGAAGTGGAAGTGGAATAGCAGAAATCTACCAAACCAATATTGAGAACGCTACGGCTTTCCGGTTCCGAGGGCGGCCATTCTCACGAAATCTCATTAGGAGGAGAGAAGATCATCATCAAGTTCTCGTCTAAAACCT
The Coffea eugenioides isolate CCC68of unplaced genomic scaffold, Ceug_1.0 ScVebR1_1601;HRSCAF=2480, whole genome shotgun sequence genome window above contains:
- the LOC113755595 gene encoding E3 ubiquitin-protein ligase CIP8-like, yielding MPAAAPLEDHSIEFRLAVPEREGYIGNPDDYVDTAGYEALQQNLAETDSDGRRGASPASKASVEALETTEIKSKPEALACAVCKDIVGVGEMVKKLPCGHGYHEDCIIPWLGSRNSCLVCRYELSTDDAEYEEERKKRATAAAAAAPSSSSGGIGGISGDYEIQFF